The following coding sequences lie in one Musa acuminata AAA Group cultivar baxijiao chromosome BXJ3-1, Cavendish_Baxijiao_AAA, whole genome shotgun sequence genomic window:
- the LOC103978380 gene encoding protein ULTRAPETALA 1, producing the protein MADGEGQDATSLFADEELCEMSGLKRGTDFVEVMCGCTSHRYGDAVGRLRVFASGDLEISCDCTPGCHEDKLTPAAFEKHSGRETARKWKSNVWVIVKGDKVPLSKTVLLKYYNQVSKAANGSHKGPNGRPCHRDEFVHCKRCNKERRFRLRTKEECRKYHDAVRNPNWKCSDSTFERVTCDDEEERASRKALRGCSRSPSCRGCTTCVCFGCETCRFSDCSCQTCIDFTHNSKS; encoded by the exons ATGGCCGATGGTGAGGGACAAGATGCCACCTCTTTGTTCGCGGACGAGGAATTGTGCGAGATGAGTGGGTTGAAGAGGGGCACCGACTTCGTCGAGGTGATGTGCGGGTGCACGAGCCACCGGTACGGGGACGCCGTCGGGCGGCTTAGGGTTTTCGCCTCCGGTGATCTGGAGATCAGCTGCGATTGCACGCCGGGTTGTCATGAAG ATAAGTTGACACCAGCTGCTTTTGAGAAGCACTCTGGGAGGGAGACTGCGAGGAAATGGAAAAGCAATGTATGGGTCATAGTCAAAGGAGACAAGGTTCCACTCTCAAAGACTGTTCTACTTAAATACTACAACCAGGTATCAAAAGCTGCTAATGGCTCTCATAAGGGCCCTAATGGAAGACCATGTCACCGTGATGAATTTGTCCACTGTAAAAGATGCAACAAAGAGCGTAGGTTTCGCTTGCGCACTAAAGAAGAATGCCGCAAGTATCATGATGCTGTGAGAAATCCAAATTGGAAATGTTCTGATTCGACATTTGAAAG AGTCACCTGCGATGATGAAGAGGAGCGAGCAAGTCGTAAAGCCTTGAGGGGATGCTCACGTTCTCCGTCCTGCAGAGGGTGTACAACATGCGTCTGTTTTGGATGCGAGACTTGCCGTTTCTCCGATTGCAGCTGTCAGACCTGCATTGATTTCACTCACAATTCAAAAAGCTAG
- the LOC103978361 gene encoding katanin p80 WD40 repeat-containing subunit B1 homolog KTN80.2 isoform X6, with translation MVKLWDLTAGKLLHDFKFHNGQIRCIDFHPHEFLLATGSADRTVKFWDLETFELIGSVGPEATGVCSMIFHPDGKTLFCGLEATLKVFSWEPLRCHDVVDMGWSTLGDLSIYEGKLLGCSYYESRVGVWVADISLIAPYALGVVPKASGLVEPTFQVENFSLELKESSGVSNIKPTTEYHDIGIKTKETEGGTCLISDDCRQSISHGTNSCNTSTVAPITLSGVTRNKSSDSCITVPQRFHSRMSSKASTPSSTTSGSVKAIQGSLNPSNKTERSLPSRNTALSSNTTKAISLVTSKKASTVQSSVGTHTRLYMPVIVPRDNLGQDSFRVVTAASEAISRGSRSNKITHKRKSSFASGDSKDQLIANASMDLTDRRSDSDVNSNLFPILAASHEAAEDDVREHTMTRNIAEKFERVLSIEQPVQSQNDNGNESPCSSSETNSVKYVKGVAVQLGKTRTLVERWERRERCGSNMAIKQSEATSERDLTTSEDDLIPETLIQNHDAFINSLKSRLTKLQMVRHFWEQNGIKGAISSVAKLPDYSVQVDVISILKDKIGLFTLDLFSTLLPVLVGLLNSKIERQTVVSLSLLLELVKIFKPVISSTISASSTVGVDLQAEQRLEHCTHCFNNLEKIKQVLPPLIRRGGLLAKHAGELNIILRDS, from the exons ATGGTGAAG CTGTGGGATTTAACAGCAGGAAAGCTTCTGCATGATTTTAAGTTTCATAATGGACAAATCAGGTGTATAGACTTTCATCCTCATGAATTTTTACTTGCAACAG GCTCAGCTGATCGAACTGTGAAATTCTGGGATCTTGAAACATTTGAACTGATAGGTTCTGTGGGGCCTGAG gcTACTGGGGTGTGCTCGATGATCTTTCACCCTGATGGAAAAACCCTATTTTGTGGGTTGGAAGCAACCTTGAAA GTATTCTCTTGGGAGCCCTTAAGATGTCATGATGTTGTTGATATGGGGTGGTCGACTTTGGGTGATCTCAGTATATATGAAGGGAAACTCTTGGGATGCTCCTACTATGAAAGCCGTGTTGGAGTTTGGGTGGCAGATATATCG CTCATTGCTCCCTATGCTCTTGGTGTGGTGCCAAAAGCAAGTGGCCTTGTAGAGCCTACTTTTCAGGTAGAGAACTTTTCCCTGGAACTGAAAGAGAGCAGTGGTGTATCTAATATAAAACCTACCACTGAGTATCATGATATTGGAATTAAAACCAAGGAGACAGAAGGAGGCACATGCTTGATTT CTGACGACTGTAGACAAAGTATCAGTCATGGAACTAATTCATGTAACACATCAACTGTAGCACCAATTACCCTGAGTGGAGTTACAAGGAACAAAAGCTCTGATAGCTGCATCACTGTACCACAAAGATTTCATTCCAGGATGTCTTCGAAAGCATCCACCCCTAGTTCTACCACATCTGGTTCTGTAAAAGCTATTCAAGGTTCTCTTAATCCTTCAAACAAAACTGAACGAAGTTTGCCATCAAGGAACACTGCATTGAGTTCAAATACCACAAAAGCAATTAGTTTGGTAacttcaaagaaggcttcgacGGTACAGAGTAGTGTGGGAACACATACACGTCTGTACATGCCTGTTATTGTACCTAGAGACAACCTGGGCCAGGACAGTTTCAGAGTGGTAACAGCTGCTTCTGAAGCAATTTCTCGTGGTTCAAGGTCcaacaaaataactcataaacgtAAATCATCATTTGCTTCTGGTGATAGCAAGGACCAACTGATTGCGAATGCATCTATGGATTTGACTGATAGAAGAAGTGATTCAGATGTTAATTCAAATTTGTTCCCCATTCTCGCTGCAAGTCATGAAGCTGCAGAAGATGATGTCAGAGAACACACTATGACAAGAAACATTgcagaaaagtttgaaagagtatTGTCAATAGAGCAGCCTGTACAATCACAGAATGACAATG GTAATGAGTCGCCATGCTCAAGCAGTGAAACTAACTCAGTGAAATATGTTAAAGGAG TTGCTGTCCAACTTGGAAAGACGCGGACTCTAGTTGaacgctgggaaagaagagaaagatGTGGCAGCAACATGGCAATA AAACAATCAGAGGCGACCTCTGAAAGGGACTTGACAACATCAGAGGATGATTTGATTCCCGAAACACTAATTCAAAACCATGATGCATTCATAAATTCTTTGAAATCTCGCCTCACTAAATTACAG ATGGTGCGGCATTTTTGGGAACAAAATGGCATTAAAGGCGCAATTAGTTCTGTGGCAAAGTTGCCTGACTATTCT GTTCAGGTTGATGTCATCAGCATTCTCAAGGACAAAATTGGACTTTTTACCCTTGATCTGTTTTCGACCTTGTTGCCAGTTCTTGTTGGTTTACTAAACAGCAAGATTGAGAG ACAGACTGTTGTTTCTCTGAGTCTGCTGTTGGAGCTTGTTAAGATCTTTAAACCAGTTATAAGTTCAACAATATCTGCATCTTCAACAGTGGGAGTTGATCTTCAGGCTGAACAAAG GCTGGAGCATTGCACCCACTGTTTCAACAATCTGGAAAAGATAAAACAAGTTCTTCCTCCACTAATTAG GAGAGGAGGGCTGCTAGCAAAACATGCCGGTGAATTGAACATAATTTTACGTGACTCATGA